CACTGCGTCGGGAGGAGCTGACAAAGAATAAAAGAAATATCGTGCTTGGACAATTGGCACGATACGATTATATCACGGAACAGGAAAAGGATTCGCTACAGGCCTTAAAAATGGATATCAATTTTAACCCTGAAAACCATAGGGAAGGATTGGCAACCTACTTTAGAATGTACTTACAGCGCTACATGAACGATTGGATAAGTAAGAATCCAAAACCTGCCTTGGAAGGCGAACGTGATCGTTGGAACCTTTACCTAGACGGATTAAGAATCTACACAACGATTGATTCCCGCATGCAAAAAAATGCCGAGGAAGCGGTAAGTGAACATATGAAGCGACTCCAAGCCGAATTCTTTGTTCAGAACACCCCTGAGCGTAATAGAACAGCACCTTTTTTAGACGTTCCGCAGGAGGAAATTGATAAAATAATGGAAAGGGCCATGAAAAGATCGGAACGGTGGAGGATTATGAAGGAGAAAGGTAGTTCTGAAGAGGAAATACGTGAATCCTTTACAAAAAAGACCGAAATGACGGTCTTTGATTGGAAGAGTGATACCAAAGAAAAGGATACCATCATGACACCATTGGATTCCATTAGATACTATAAGACCTTCTTGAGAACCGCAATGATGTCCATGGAGCCTCAGAGCGGACATGTTAAGGCTTGGGTCGGGGGCATTGATTATAAACACTTTCAATATGACAATGTGTTTCAAGGTGCCATACAGGCAGGATCTACCTTTAAGCCATTTGTTTACGCTGCCGCGATTGACCAGCTACGTTTGTCGCCTTGTGAAATGCTGCCAGATACCGAATATTGGATTGAGGCGGGCAAACATGGAAATATGGAGGCTTGGGGTCCAAAAAATTCGGATGGTACCTATTCCGGTAAAAATATGACACTTAAATACGCTTTGGCCAATTCGGTAAACACCGTAACGGCCCAGCTTATAGATAGGGTAGGTCCAAAATCTGTGGTAAACATTACGAACAATCTTGGTTTTTCTAGGGAAATTCCTTCGGTGCCATCTATTGCATTGGGTACGGCGGATGTAAACGTTTATGAAATGGTTGGGGCCTATGGTATGTTTGCCAATGAAGGGGTTTATGTAAAACCGGTCATGGTAACCCGTATAGAGGATAAGAACGGCACAGTACTTTATGAATATGTTCCAGAAACAAAGGATGTGCTAAGCAAGGAAGTTTCCTATGCCATGATAGAATTAATGAAAGGAGTAACACAAAGTGGATCTGGTGCCAGATTACGCCATAGTTTCAATATAAATAACACGGTGTACAAAGAAGTTGTTACAGGTTATCCTTATGAACTTACAAACCCAATTGCTGGGAAAACAGGAACTACTCAAAATAATAGTGATGGTTGGTTTATGGGAATGGTACCAAATTTGGTAACCGGTGTTTGGGTAGGAGGTGAGGACAAACCTATACACTTTAATAGAACCGCCTATGGTCAGGGAGCTTCTATGGCATTGCCCATCTGGGGTTTATATATGAAAAAGAATTATGCTGACGAGGAGTTGGATGTTTCTACGGAAGATTTTGAAAAACCGGAGAACATGTCCATTATAGTAGATTGTGATAAATTCTTTGCGAATCAGCAAAAGGATACCGATATCGAGGAGGATTTAGAGGATTTAGATTTCTAAACACGATTTCAGGACAGAAAGGATTATCAATATAGGACCTCGCACATTGTGGGGTCTTTTTTTAAGATGAAAACGGTTAAAAAACCGTAAATTGGGGAGACAATTATAATGTGGAACTATGATTAAAAAAACAGTAGCTGACGTCAACGAAGCTTTAGAAGGGGTACAGGACGGAATGACATTTATGCTAGGCGGGTTCGGTCTTTGTGGTATACCGGAAAATGCCATTAATGCATTGGTTAAGTTGAATATTAAGGATATAACCTGTATTTCAAATAACGCTGGCGTGGATGATTTTGGCTTGGGCCTTCTATTACAAAAACATCAAATAAAAAAAATGATTTCTTCCTACGTTGGTGAAAACGACGAGTTTGAACGGCAGATGTTGAGCGGGGAACTGGAAGTTGAACTTACCCCCCAAGGTACCCTGGCAGAAAAGTGCAAGGCCGCACAAGGAGGCTTCCCGGCATTTTTTACGCCTGCAGGCTACGGTACAGAGGTTGCCGAAGGAAAAGAGACCAGGGAATTTGATGGCAAAATGTACGTGCTGGAAGAGGCTTTTAAGGCCGATTTCTCTTTTGTAAAGGCTTGGAAAGGTGACGAAGCGGGCAATCTCATTTTTAAGGGAACTGCAAGAAATTTTAATCCGTGTATGTGTGGAGCCGCAAAGATTACGGTAGCTGAGGTAGAAGAACTTGTACCTGCTGGAGAACTGGACCCAAATCAAATCCATGTCCCGGGTATTTTTGTCCAACGCATATTTCAAGGTCAGGATTATGAGAAGAGAATTGAACAAAGAACGGTGAGGGAAAGAAAATAATTATGTTAGATAAAAATGGAATAGCCCAACGAATTGCTAAAGAGGTAAGGGATGGGTATTATGTAAACTTGGGAATAGGTATACCCACTTTGGTTGCTAATTTTGTACGGGATGATATTAGCGTAGAGTTTCAGAGTGAAAACGGAGTGCTAGGCATGGGGCCATTTCCTTTTGAAGGAGAAGAGGATGCCGATATTATAAACGCCGGAAAACAAACCATTACCACGTTGCCGGGAGCATCTTTCTTCGATTCTGCTACGAGCTTCGCGATGATCAGAGGCCAACATGTAGATTTAACCATACTTGGTGCGATGGAAGTATCTGAGGAAGGGGATATTGCTAATTGGAAGATTCCAGGAAAAATGGTCAAGGGAATGGGAGGGGCTATGGATCTGGTAGCATCCGCCGAGAACATTATTGTGGCCATGATGCACACCAACAGGGCAGGGGAGTCTAAACTTTTGAAAAAATGCTCCTTACCGTTGACAGGGGTAAAGTGTGTAAAAAAAATAGTAACGAATTTGGCCGTACTGGAAGTCACCGACGAAGGTTTTTTATTGCTGGAAAGGGCACCTGGGGTAAGTGTCGAACAAATAACGGAGGCAACTGAAGGGAAATTGGTGGTTCCTGGGGATGTGCCGGAAATGATTTTAAATTAGCTTTTGCCGTCAATTTATCGATGAAAGGGGACCGATTGTTTTTTTCACAACATTCTGGAATGGGTTCACAACAATAATTAAATAAGAACTTGCTTTTGATATTATATTTACCATGTAAAAATGAGACACCCCAGATTAACCTAATAAATTAACCCCAATGAACTCCCAAATGAATCACATCGCGCCAGAAGAAAAAGTACAAGTGTATCGAAATGATTTTTTTAGCGGTATTGTACTCTTGACCAAAAAACTATTTATGTTATAGATTTTTTTCAAAAAATTATTTTAAAGAGCAACTTCCCAAGTTGCTCTTTTTTTATGCCCTAATTTTAAGTAATGCATTTTTTTGGAGGATATAGATTTTCAGTACAAAAGGAATTTATATTAGGTAATTGATTAAAAATATTGAAGCACATTACATTTTGTCGATAAAATAATGCTTTTTGTCGGATATTTGACTACATTATAATTGTAAACATCAAAAAAAGGTATTTTCACCACATATTTAAAGATGTAGGAAAATTCTTTCATATATTTGTTGAGTAACCAAAGTGAAACCCAAATCGCTTTTAAAACTTAACCTAAAATGAAGACCTTTTGTAAATGTTTGCTATTGTGCGTTCTTTTTGCTTCTTGTTCAAAAATTGAGATTAATGATGATCCTATTATTGGAATTTGGCACCATACTGTAAAAACAGCTACCAATACCAATAAGTTGGTAGTTGACTCCGAAGAATGGATTTTTAACGATGTATACCTGGGTAGGTTTCACGGATACAAAAACGGAGAGGTTATCTTTCTGACCGATTTTAGCTGGAGCGCAGATAACGGTATCTATAAAGTTTCGTACCCTGGAACCGATTTTCCAGACGATTACGTAAAAATGGAAGAAACAGCCGAAGGAATTATTTTAATGAGAACGGAAGGTAAATTATTTGCTGAAAAACAGGACTAAGGAGATTATAACGAAATACCTACTTCATATGCTTACCAGAAATGGACAATGACAAGACCTTATCGAAGAGCTCACAGCGGATTTGAGAATTTCGAATAAGGCCGTCTTACAACTTGCCAAGAGTTTGTTTATGCTTTGAAAGACTAAAGCGTAGAATTCCCCCATAAGGAGCAAATTTATTTGCTCCTTTTTCTATTTTTAGGCTTATGGAACTTCAATTTAAGAAATGTGAGAATAAGGATATTGAGGAATTGCTATATATTTCTCGGAAAACCTTTATAGATGCTTTTGAAAAGGATAACGACCCAGAGGACTTTAAGACTTATATTGATTTTGCTTTTGACGAAATGAAAATTAAGAGTGAACTTGAAAACCCAAATTCTTCCTTTTATTTTAGTTTTCTAGATAAGGCTTTAGTAGGTTATTTTAAACTGAACGAGAACGATGCCCAGACAGATATTAAAAATAAGAACAATGTGGAATTGGAGCGTATCTACGTTTTAAATGATTTTCAGGGTAGAAAAATTGGTCAAAAGCTCTTACAACATGCAGTAAAACTTGGTGCTGAAAAAGGTAAGGAATATATATGGTTGGGTGTTTGGGAGAAGAACGTGGCTGCTATCCGATTTTATCAGAAATACGGTTTTAAAAAGTTCGGCACCCACCCATACTACATTGGAAACGATAAACAGACCGATTGGTTAATGCGGTACGATTTGAGTAACTTCCAGTAAATTTCACAAATACAATCAATCAATGAAAAACATTGCTCCACTTATCCTTTCACTAGCTTTTCTGACTGCGGTGAGCGCTCAAGAAAATTATTATTTTCCTGAAAGAAATGCGGATTGGTCTCAAAAATCTGCTTCAGATTTTACAATTGATGCAGAGAAACTTAAACAGGCCGTAAGTTTTGCTGAAGCCAATGAATACTCAGGTTCACGAGATTTAAGGATTGCCATTCTAAAAGGATTTGAAAGCGAACCCTTTCATGAAATTCTTGGTCCAACGAAAAAGCGAGGTGGTCCAGCCGGAATGATTTTAAAAAATGGCTACATAGTGGCGCAGTGGGGAGATACCAAACGGGTGGATATGACCTTTAGTGTTACCAAAAGTTTTTTAAGTACAATGGCCGGTCTGGCAGTTGATGAAGGGCTTATTGCAAACTTAGATGATAAGGTAGTGGGTTATATATGGGATGGAAATTTTGCAGGGGCGCACAATTCAAAAATTAGCTGGGAGCACTTATTGCAACAAAATTCCGCTTGGTCCGGTGAACTTTGGGGCGGTAAGGATTGGGCGGATAGACCACCAAAAGAAGGCGGCATTGATGATTGGAAATTTCAGCGGCCTGCGGAGCCGGGAACGGTCATGGAATACAATGATGTACGTGTAAATGTTCTGGCCTATGCACTAACACACTTATGGCGAAAGCCAATGCCAGTTGTCCTGAAAGAAAAAATAATGGATAGGATAGGAGCGTCAACTTCTTGGCGATGGCATGGTTACGACCATGCTTGGACAGAGATAGATGGATTAAAAATGAAGTCTGTTACGGGTGGAGGTCATTCCGGTGCTGGACTCTTTATCAACACGGAGGACATGGCACGGTTTGGTCTATTATTTTTGAACAACGGTAAATGGAAAAATGAGCAACTCATAAGCAAAGAATGGATTGAGATGGCTGTTGAGCCCTCAGTACCCAATAAGAACTACGGATATATGTGGTGGCTAAATAAAAAGGGGAACAGGCATTGGGAAGGTCTCTCGGAGACTATTTATTATGCCGCCGGCTTTGGGGGTAATTTCATTATAGTGGATAAGGAGAACGACATGGTAGTGGTTACCCGGTGGTTAGAACCTAATAAAATTGGGGAGTTTATGACTAAATTGAATGCCGCCCTGAACTAAAGCTTCATAAGAATTTCCAAGGCCTGAACTAAAGTCTCCTCTTTTTTTGCAAAACAAAACCGAAGTACTTTATCATCTCTACGGTTTACGTTAAAGGAAGATATAGGAATACTGGCCAACTTATAATCACTAATCAATCTTTTTGCAAAATTTTCATCGGACTCATCTGTAATTTGGGAATAGTCCAACAACTGAAAATACGTTCCGGCCGAAGGTTCAAATTTAAATCTAGAATTTTCCAATCCCTTTAAGAAAAAATCCCTTTTCTTTTGATAGAAGCTGCTGAGGTTATTATAATGCGCTTCATTTTGCAAGTATTGAGCCATTGCACGTTGTGTCGGGTGGTCTACGCTGAAAACATTAAATTGGTGTACTTTTCGGAATTCCTTCATAAGCGAAGCGGGAGCGGCACAATAGCCTATTTTCCATCCGGTCACGTGAAATGTCTTCCCGAAGGAAGCACAGACGAAACTGCGTGATGCCAAATCCTTGAACCGTGAGGCACTTTGATGTTCACGTCCGTCAAAAATAATATGCTCATAGACTTCGTCGCTTAATAAAATTATGTTGGTACCCTTCAATATTTCCTGAAGCCTCATCATATCCGCTTTGGAAAAAATGCGTCCGCTGGGGTTGTGCGGAGTATTGATGATGACCATTCTGGTCTTTGCTGTAATTAACTGTTGGAAATTTTCCCAGTTAACTTGATAGTTGGGCGCTTTTAGTTGCAAATAGACGGGAATACCACCATTTACCTCAATAGCGGGCTCGTAACAATCGTAAGCAGGTTTTAGCACAATAACTTCATCCGATGGATGCACGAATGCCGTGATTGTTGTATAAATTGCCTGAGTGGCACCAACAGTAACGGTAACCTCTGTCTCTGCGTCATAGGAAGCCCCATGTAAGTTTTCGATTTTTCGAGAGATTACTTCACGTAAACCATAATAGCCAGGCATGGTCGCATATTGGTTATGACCCTGAACCATGGCCTTAGAAACCAGTTCCATAAGCTTTTTGTCCGCTTCAAAATTCGGAAATCCCTGGGATAAATCAAGAGCCTGATGTACTCTAGCGAGATTGCCCACTGTGGTAAAGATGGTTGTACCTACCTTAGGTAATTTGGAGTTGAAATGGATTGGATTATCGGACATTGTTTAAAAATAATAAAAATTGAACCTTATGATGAATAAAAAGAGCCCGACCAAATGGTCAGGCTCTTTCATCGAACTAATTCAAATATTATGCATGTTGTTCTTCATGCTTACCTTCTCTTATCTCCTCAATTAACTTGGAGTTAAAAGCTGGTAAATCATTTGGATTTCTACTGGTTACAAATCCTTCATCTACTACTACCTCTTGGTCTACCCAATTGGCTCCGGCATTGATTAAGTCATCTTTTATGGAGTTGAATGAAGTCAATTTTCTTCCTTTTACAACGTCCGCACTAATCAAAATTTGCGGTGCATGGCATATGGCTGCTACCGGCTTCTTCATTTTAAAGAAATCCCTGACAAATAACAGTGCATCTTCATTTGTTCTCAATTTATCCGGGTTGATTACTCCTCCTGGTAACATTAGCGCATTATATTCTTCCGCTTTGACCTCTTTTAAATTTCTATCTACTTTATAGGAGTTTGACCAATTTCCGTTAGCCCAACCTTTAATTTCTCCGTTCTCTGGGCTTACGATATCTACTTTAAATCCCGCATTTTCCATTGCCTCTTTTGGAGACTTTAATTCACTTTCTTCAAATCCATTTGTTGCTAAAATTGCAATCCTCTTCATTTATTTTTGTTTTTAAGGTTAATAATTAATTTCTATACTTAATATAAAGAAGATAAGCCAAAAAATGCGTTAAAGCCCTTATAAATATAGGGATTCAAAGGTTAAAGGTTTCATAAAGGAAGCTAATATCAGCTCGTTTCATCCACTTTCAGGTGTTGGATGACTTTCTCGATACAGAATTCCAATTCTTTCTTAACTTCGGATTCCCAAAAACGAAAAACGGTATATCCCAAACGTTTTAATTCCGCATTCACTTCTTTATCACGCTGTATGTTGCGCTCAAATTTGGCGACCCAAAAGTCACGGTTTGTTTTTATCTTAGGTTTTCGTTCTTCCCAGTTACGTCCGTGCCAGTATTCTCCATCAATAAAGATGACAGTTCTATATTTTTTTAAGACAATATCTGGCTTCCCTATCAACTTTTTGTAATCGATGCGATATCGATATCCGGCGGCATATAAAGCTTTTCTAAAGGCGAGTTCGGGCTTGGTATTCTTGCCCCGTATCTTGCTCATAATCTTGGAACGCTCTGGAGTAGTATAAAATCCAGATTCTTCATTAAAGCGCGGTACGATAATACGTTCTTCAGAATACTTTTTGGGCATGATTAAAAATAAAAAATCCTAAACTTACAAGTTTAGGATTTTGAATCTATTTTGGACTGTATCGTGTTATCCCTTAATATTGGCTGCTAAATATTCACGGTTCATGCGCGCAATGTTCTCTAAGGAGATTCCTTTAGGACATTCTACTTCACAGGCTCCTGTGTTGGTGCAGTTTCCAAAACCTTCCAAGTCCATTTGTCGAACCATATTTTGTACGCGTTCCGTAGCCTCTACCTTTCCTTGGGGTAACAAGGCATATTGAGATACCTTAGCAGAGGTAAACAGCATGGCACTCGCATTTTTACAAGCTGCAACGCAGGCCCCACAACCGATACAGGCAGCAGCATAAAAAGCGTCATCTGCATCATGTTTATCTATTGGAATGGAATTAGCGTCTTGGGTATTTCCAGAGGTGTTAATGGAAATATATCCGCCTGCTTGCTGAATTCTATCAAAAGCAGACCGGTCAACGATTAAATCTTTAATCACAGGAAATGCTCTGGCTCTAAACGGCTCAATGACAATAGTATCTCCATCATTGAACTTGCGCATATGCAACTGACAGGTTGTGACCAACCTATCGGGGCCATGCGGTTCGCCATTTATTTGTAAAGAACAAGAACCACAAATACCTTCACGGCAATCGTGATCAAACTCCACAGGCTCCTCTCCTTTATTGATTAAATCCTCATTAAGAACATCCATCATTTCCAAAAAGGACATATCACCATCAATACCGTCTATGGTATAATCAGTCATTTTTCCTTTAGAAGTGGCATCTTTTTGACGCCAGATTTTTAAGTTTAATTTCATGCTGAAATTGTTATTTATATGAACGCGTTTTCAACTCAATATTTTCATACTTCAACTCTTCTTTATGCAGAACAGCGTCTTTGGGTTCACCCTTATATTCCCAAGCCGACACAAACTTAAAGTTTTCATCGTCTCTTAATGCTTCACCCTCTGGAGTTTGGTATTCCTCTCTAAAATGCCCTCCACAGGACTCGTTACGTGTTAAAGCGTCCTTGGCAAACAATTCACCTAACTCTAAGAAATCAGCAACACGCCCGGCCTTCTCCAATTCTTGGTTCTTACTATCTGTTGATCCTGGCACACGCACATTTTCCCAGAAGTCTTTACGTAAATCGGAAATCTCGTCAATGGCTTCCTGTAATTCAATTGCGTTACGGGACATTCCACACTTATTCCACATTATTTTTCCAAGTCTTTTGTGGTAATAATCAACGGAATGTGTTCCACTTCCGTTCATCAATTTCTCCATACGGTCCCTCACTTCTTTCTCCGCAGCTTCAAACTCGGGAGAGTCGGTCGGGATCTTACCCGTTCTAATGTCGTTGGATAAATAATCACCTATGGTATAGGGAAGTACAAAATACCCATCTGCAAGACCCTGCATAAGCGCGGAGGCTCCTAACCTGTTTGCACCATGGTCACTAAAGTTAGCTTCACCGGCAGCATAACAGCCTTCAACGGTGGTCTGTAAATTATAATCTACCCAAAGTCCACCCATGGTGTAATGTACGGCAGGGTAAATCATCATAGGTGTCTTGTACGGATTTTCATCTACTATCTTTTCATACATCTGAAAAAGGTTTCCGTACTTGGTTTCTATAACCTCTTCGCCCAAAGCCCTTACGGTTCTATCATCGGCATCCTTAATTCCTGAAGTCAATGCTTTTTCTTTACCATAGCGCATTATGGCAGCGTCAAAGTCCAAGTAAACGGCCTCTCCGGTTTTGTTCACACCAAATCCGGCATCGCAACGCTCTTTAGCTGCTCTAGAAGCAACATCACGTGGAACTAAATTTCCAAAAGCTGGATAACGTCTTTCCAAATAATAATCGCGGTCTTCTTCCTTCAGCTGCGTTGGTTTTAATTTCCCTTCGCGAATGGCTTGAGCGTCTTCTAATTTTTTTGGAACCCAGATACGCCCATCGTTTCGTAAAGATTCTGACATCAAGGTTAATTTAGACTGATGATCTCCAGATACCGGAATACACGTCGGATGAATCTGCGTGTAACAAGGATTAGCAAAAAAGGCACCTCTTCTATGAGCTCGCCATGCAGCCATTACGTTACTTCCCATAGCATTGGTAGAAAGGAAGAATACATTCCCATAACCTCCTGTTGCCAATACAACGGCATGCGCCGAATGCCTTTCAATCTCACCGGTAACCAAATTTCGTGCAATAATACCGCGTGCCTTACCATCGACTTTTACTAAATCCATCATTTCATGACGGTTAAAAGGCTTAATTTTACCCCTGTTTATTTGACGGTTCATAGCGGAATAGGCACCTAAAAGTAATTGCTGCCCCGTTTGTCCTTTGGCGTAAAATGTTCTTGAGACCAATACTCCACCAAAAGAACGGTTGTCTAATAGACCACCATATTCCCTTGCGAAGGGTACACCTTGGGCAACACACTGATCTATAATGTGACCGGATACTTCTGCCAACCGATATACATTTGCCTCGCGTGAACGGTAGTCCCCACCCTTTACGGTATCATAGAACAAGCGATAGTTACTGTCACCATCTCCTTGATAATTTTTTGATGCGTTGATACCTCCCTGCGCCGCAATGGAGTGCGCACGTCTTGGAGAATCCTGGTAGCAAAATGTTTTTACATTGTATCCGAGTTCGGCCAAGGTCGCCGCGGCGGAACCACCAGCAAGACCGGTTCCCACAACAATAATGTCAATATTGCGCTTGTTGGCTGGGTTAACCAGATTAATGTGATTTTTATGGTTGGTCCATTTATCGGCCAATGGCCCTGACGGAACTTTAGAATCCAATATGCCCATACTTAATGTGTTATTGGGTTAAGGTGATGATAGATAGCTATGAATGCAAATCCCAATGGGATGGCTATAGCATATATTTTTGTAAATGTTTGTATTGCAGGTGTGTACTTATTGTTCACTCCCATCGTCTGAAATGAGGAAGCAAATCCATGCAAGAGATGCAAGGCTAAAAGACCAAAAGCTAGAACGTAGAGAACGGTTCTCCATATAGGTTCAAATTTATGGACGGTTTCCTCATAGTATCTAGTCGGGTCCTCTGGGTTGGCCTCAACATATTTATAAGCCATTTCATGTACCCAAAAATCGTACATGTGCAAGCCTAGAAAAGCGAGTACCACCAAGCCGGTAATAATCATGTTTCTTGAAATCCAGGACGCGTTCGCCCCCCTTTGTATTTAACATACTTTGTGGACCTAGCTCTATTGTTCTGAATCTCCAGAGCAATTCCCATAGCAAAATGGACGATTACACCCGCAATTAGAATAGGTTGTAGGATGAATTGTACCAATGGATTGTACCCCATGAAGTGGGACCAAGAATTAAAAGTATCTGGAGCAATGACAGAGGTAATATTGATGACAAAGTGTTGGCCGAGGAAAAGGACCAGAAAAAGACCGGAAAGCGCCATTACTACTTTTCGGGCTATTGAAGATTTTAGCAATCCACTCATTTGTTGATTTTTTAGCGTGACAAATTTACGGTAAGGACGAGTTATTAACAAGTTTTCAATGGGTTTAGTATATTATTTAGACCCATTTTAATCATACCGCAAATGCTGTTTAGAATTTAAGCCCTAAATAGTATATTTTAAGAAAAATTATTAAACAAACAGGACCTTGCATTTTTTCCTAATCGGTGTGCCTAGTTCGTGAAATTGGATTTCCGTAAGCATCAAGAAGTTGAAAAATGAGTTAGTCACTTTTCTTGAAAATCACATACGCTCATGGAATATAATAGAGAATTCTACTTATAAATGGAAATGAAATGATTATTGAATTTAAGAGAAGAAATTTCCCTAAGCCAACTCTTTGGCACTCGCAATTTTAGTAAGGCTCCAAGCTATGGCCTTTTCAATATCAGAAAACTGTTGGATTGAATTCTTAAAGAACATTCTTTCTAATACTAGACTTGCAAAGCTTCCCTGGGTTTGTCCTACTACAGCATAAAAGCTTAACTGCCCTCTATTCTTATAAAATTTTGCCCAGTCCTTTGGAAGAACGTAATATTTATTGATCCTATTGGAGATATAGGCAATAGGTTTGTCTGCCCCAAAGAT
This sequence is a window from Maribacter aestuarii. Protein-coding genes within it:
- a CDS encoding fumarate reductase/succinate dehydrogenase flavoprotein subunit; its protein translation is MGILDSKVPSGPLADKWTNHKNHINLVNPANKRNIDIIVVGTGLAGGSAAATLAELGYNVKTFCYQDSPRRAHSIAAQGGINASKNYQGDGDSNYRLFYDTVKGGDYRSREANVYRLAEVSGHIIDQCVAQGVPFAREYGGLLDNRSFGGVLVSRTFYAKGQTGQQLLLGAYSAMNRQINRGKIKPFNRHEMMDLVKVDGKARGIIARNLVTGEIERHSAHAVVLATGGYGNVFFLSTNAMGSNVMAAWRAHRRGAFFANPCYTQIHPTCIPVSGDHQSKLTLMSESLRNDGRIWVPKKLEDAQAIREGKLKPTQLKEEDRDYYLERRYPAFGNLVPRDVASRAAKERCDAGFGVNKTGEAVYLDFDAAIMRYGKEKALTSGIKDADDRTVRALGEEVIETKYGNLFQMYEKIVDENPYKTPMMIYPAVHYTMGGLWVDYNLQTTVEGCYAAGEANFSDHGANRLGASALMQGLADGYFVLPYTIGDYLSNDIRTGKIPTDSPEFEAAEKEVRDRMEKLMNGSGTHSVDYYHKRLGKIMWNKCGMSRNAIELQEAIDEISDLRKDFWENVRVPGSTDSKNQELEKAGRVADFLELGELFAKDALTRNESCGGHFREEYQTPEGEALRDDENFKFVSAWEYKGEPKDAVLHKEELKYENIELKTRSYK